In the genome of Magnolia sinica isolate HGM2019 chromosome 2, MsV1, whole genome shotgun sequence, one region contains:
- the LOC131236576 gene encoding uncharacterized protein LOC131236576 isoform X2, with the protein MGPALVNKCNPKFQATVCSKRRISWYNPGVEISNKKRCLRSNSSKLNSSSHPQQKYVSISKMDSISCDEDYMRFLKSLRANNGSNCMEDDTDFEYKLFLDHLREDGKSYVLEMIDLECEVPIFVKYEGDDGSSDEIKLESQSSGSIAGKRRRPCTAKKGRKCHKSGPAHCKGNRGLRRKSGKVVTCSYSPDCDCKTGEPLEDDSYQTFLNHVRLHGYSMILELENGISVKYEEENEDLTASEVSTTKDALHQSELVSTLYSTSQQLSDSSVYEVDGSSLDLQPHCKLSYFRKKLMAFLNMPYDPKEHEELFKEATSCKALYSQRVLRTSCKSYPTMKHGISYLDHHPDLAEQIKGADRYRALTLLRGFFFWLQVTCYFDM; encoded by the exons ATGGGACCTGCTTTGGTGAATAAATGTAACCCAAAATTCCAGGCCACAGTGTGTTCAAAACGGCGTATCAGCTGGTACAATCCCGGGGTTGAGATAAGCAACAAAAAAAGGTGCCTCCGTTCTAACAGTTCCAAGTTGAATTCTTCTAGTCATCCACAACAAAAATACGTAAGCATCAGTAAAATGGATTCCATTTCTTGTGATGAAGACTACATGAGATTCCTGAAATCTTTAAGAGCAAACAATGGTTCAAATTGCATGGAAGACGATACTGATTTTGAATATAAACTGTTCTTGGACCATCTGAGGGAAGATGGCAAATCATATGTTCTTGAAATGATAGATTTAGAGTGTGAAGTGCCTATATTTGTTAAGTACGAAGGAGATGATGGGTCATCTGATGAGATCAAGTTAGAAAGTCAGAGCTCAGGCAGTATTGCAGGTAAAAGAAGAAGGCCCTGCACGGCTAAAAAGGGTCGGAAATGTCATAAATCAGGTCCTGCACATTGCAAGGGAAATAGAGGGCTGAGACGAAAATCTGGTAAAGTTGTCACGTGTTCATACTCTCCTGACTGTGACTGTAAAACTGGAGAGCCTTTAGAGGATGACAGCTATCAGACATTCCTAAACCATGTTAGATTGCATGGTTACTCAATGATTTTGGAACTCGAGAATGGTATTTCAGTCAAAtatgaagaagaaaatgaagatttgaCTGCATCAGAAGTATCAACAACAAAGGATGCTCTACATCAGAGTGAGCTAGtgtcaacattgtattcaacttCTCAGCAGCTTTCAGATTCTTCT GTTTATGAAGTTGATGGAAGTTCCCTAGACCTACAGCCTCACTGCAAATTGTCATATTTTAGGAAGAAACTTATGGCTTTTCTGAACATGCCATATGACCCAAAGGAGCATGAAGAGCTGTTTAAAGAAGCGACTAGTTGTAAGGCGTTGTATAGTCAGAGAGTCCTACGTACGTCGTGCAAATCATATCCAACAATGAAACATGGCATATCATATCTTGATCATCACCCTG ATCTTGCAGAACAAATCAAGGGTGCTGATAGATATAGAGCTTTGACCCTCTTACGTGGCTTCTTCTTCTGGTTACAGGTGACCTGTTACTTCGACAT